A single genomic interval of Spinacia oleracea cultivar Varoflay chromosome 6, BTI_SOV_V1, whole genome shotgun sequence harbors:
- the LOC110791676 gene encoding endoglucanase 25-like, with product MYGRDPWGGPLEIAADSATDDDRSRNLQDYDKGALSSRQLDETQQSWLLGPTEQKKKKKYVDLGCIIVSRKIFLWTVGSILAVGLLVGLIALIVKLAPRRHHAAPPPDNYTQALHKGLMFFNAQRSGKLPKHNNVSWRGNSCMNDGKSDTGTIFKDLKGGFYDAGDAIKFNFPKSFAMTMLSWSVIEYSAKYEAAGELNHVKEIIKWGTDYFLKTFNSSADSINQLVAQVGSGDTSGGSTTPNDHYCWMRPEDIDYDRKVTTCSSCSDLAAEMSAALASASIVFKDNKAYSQKLVHGAKTLYKFAREQRGRYSEGNEAATFYNSTMYWDEFLWGGAWLYYATGNNSYLTIATHPKMAKHAGAFWGGPDYGVLSWDNKLAGAQVLLSRLFLFLSPGYPYEEILSAFHNQTNIIMCSYLPYFNSFNRTKGGLIQLTHGRPQPLQYVVNAAFLATLYSDYLEASDTPGWTCGPNFYSTDVLRQFARTQIDYILGKNPRKMSYLVGFGKHFPKHVHHRGASIPKNKIKYSCKGGWKWRDTKKGNPNTIIGAMVAGPDSHDGFRDVRTNYNYTEPTLAGNAGLVAALVALSGDKGVGIDKNTMFSAVPPLFPNPPPPPAPWKP from the exons ATGTATGGGAGGGATCCATGGGGAGGACCACTAGAAATAGCTGCAGATTCCGCCACAGATGATGATCGAAGTAGGAATCTTCAAGATTACGACAAAGGCGCGTTATCTTCACGGCAGCTAGACGAGACTCAGCAGAGCTGGCTTCTGGGTCCTACCGagcaaaagaagaagaagaagtatgtggatcttggCTGTATCATTGTTAGTCGTAAGATCTTTCTTTGGACTGTTGGCTCTATCTTAGCCGTTGGTTTGCTGGTCGGATTGATTGCTTTGATTGTTAAGCTTGCACCGCGCCGTCACCATGCTGCTCCCCCACCGGATAATTATACTCAGGCTCTTCATAAGGGTCTTATGTTCTTCAATGCTCAAAGAT CTGGGAAATTGCCGAAGCACAACAACGTTTCGTGGAGGGGTAATTCGTGTATGAATGACGGGAAGTCTGATACTGGCACCATTTTCAAGGACCTTAAGGGTGGTTTCTACGATGCTGGAGATGCCATCAAGTTCAATTTTCCTAAATCGTTTGCAATGACCATGTTGAGTTGGAGTGTGATTGAATATAGCGCCAAGTATGAGGCTGCAGGAGAGCTCAATCATGTCAAAGAGATTATTAAGTGGGGGACTGATTACTTTCTCAAGACCTTTAATTCTTCAGCTGATTCTATTAATCAGCTTGTGGCACAG GTTGGGTCAGGTGATACTTCTGGTGGGAGCACTACTCCTAATGATCATTACTGCTGGATGCGTCCGGAGGACATTGATTATGACCGCAAAGTAACTACGTGTAGCAGTTGTTCGGACCTTGCTGCTGAAATGTCTGCTGCTTTGGCTTCAGCTTCTATTGTTTTCAAGGATAACAAAGCATACTCTCAGAAACTTGTGCATGGTGCTAAAACGTTGTACAAGTTTGCAAGAGAGCAAAGAGGCAGATACAGTGAAGGAAATGAGGCTGCTACTTTCTACAATTCTACCATGTACTGGGATGAATTTCTTTGGGGTGGAGCATGGTTATATTATGCTACtggaaataattcctatcttaCCATTGCAACTCATCCTAAAATGGCCAAGCACGCTGGTGCATTCTGGGGAGGCCCCGATTACGGTGTGCTAAGCTGGGACAACAAGCTTGCTGGAGCTCAA GTGCTTCTTAGTCGTCTATTTCTGTTCTTGAGCCCTGGTTATCCTTATGAAGAAATACTCTCGGCTTTCCACAATCAGACTAACATAATTATGTGCTCCTACTTGCCATATTTCAATAGCTTTAATAGAACAAAAG GAGGTTTGATCCAATTAACCCATGGAAGACCTCAACCTCTTCAGTATGTAGTAAATGCTGCATTTTTGGCTACCCTTTACAGTGATTATCTTGAGGCTTCTGATACACCTGGGTGGACATGTGGTCCTAATTTCTACTCTACAGATGTCTTGCGTCAATTTGCACGCACACAG ATTGATTACATTCTTGGCAAAAATCCTCGAAAAATGAGCTATCTGGTCGGTTTTGGTAAACACTTTCCAAAGCACGTACACCACAGAGGTGCATCTATACCGAAGAACAAAATAAAGTACAGCTGCAAAGGTGGTTGGAAGTGGAGGGACACTAAGAAGGGAAACCCGAACACCATAATAGGAGCCATGGTTGCAGGCcccgacagccacgatgggttCCGTGATGTCCGTACAAATTACAATTACACGGAGCCCACGCTTGCAGGGAATGCAGGTTTAGTTGCTGCTCTTGTTGCCCTATCTGGTGATAAGGGTGTTGGAATAGATAAGAACACCATGTTCTCAGCAGTACCTCCTCTGTTCCCGAATCCTCCACCTCCTCCCGCACCATGGAAACCTTGA